The following are from one region of the Cloacibacterium normanense genome:
- the guaA gene encoding glutamine-hydrolyzing GMP synthase, protein MNKGIIILDFGSQYNQLIGRRIREMEVYSEILPFNTSLEEIKSKNPAGIILSGGPSSVNSPDAHLVEKELFELGIPVLGICYGMQLTAHLLGGNVKKGEKGEYGKATLEITKSNPLFTGVSRFSTVWMSHFDEVETLPENFEISAKSGVIAGIFNEKKNIYCVQFHPEVSHSEFGARMLENFVFQICKAEKNWKLTNYIEKTVAEIREKVGNDKVILGLSGGVDSSVAAVLIHKAIGDQLQCIFVDTGLLRKDEGKKVMENYGEHFHMNIDMVDASERFLSKLAGVSDPEEKRKIIGREFVAVFDEESHKFEGAKFLAQGTIYPDVIESQSVKGPSAVIKSHHNVGGLPEEMKLQLLEPLRELFKDEVRKVGEELGIPHHLVYRHPFPGPGLGIRVLGEVDAEKVKILQEADDIFIEELYKNDLYEKVSQAFVVLLPVKSVGVMGDERTYEYTAVVRSANTTDFMTATFSHFPWEFLENVSNRIINEVKGINRVAYDISSKPPATIEWE, encoded by the coding sequence ATGAATAAAGGAATCATCATTTTGGACTTCGGTTCACAATATAACCAATTGATTGGTAGGAGAATACGCGAAATGGAAGTATATTCGGAAATTCTACCTTTTAATACCTCTTTAGAAGAAATAAAATCCAAAAATCCTGCGGGAATTATCCTTTCTGGAGGTCCGAGTTCTGTAAATTCTCCAGATGCACATTTGGTAGAAAAAGAATTATTCGAATTGGGAATTCCAGTTTTGGGAATTTGCTACGGAATGCAACTTACAGCACATCTTTTGGGCGGAAACGTAAAAAAAGGTGAAAAAGGAGAATACGGAAAAGCAACTCTAGAAATCACGAAATCTAATCCGCTTTTTACAGGAGTAAGTAGATTTTCTACCGTTTGGATGAGCCATTTTGATGAAGTGGAAACTTTGCCAGAGAATTTTGAAATTTCAGCAAAGTCTGGAGTAATTGCAGGGATTTTTAACGAAAAGAAAAATATTTATTGTGTTCAGTTCCATCCAGAAGTTTCGCACAGTGAATTTGGAGCTAGAATGCTCGAAAACTTCGTTTTCCAGATTTGTAAAGCAGAAAAAAATTGGAAACTGACCAATTATATCGAAAAAACTGTTGCTGAAATCCGTGAAAAAGTAGGAAATGACAAGGTCATTCTTGGGCTTTCTGGTGGTGTAGATTCATCTGTAGCTGCGGTTTTGATTCATAAAGCTATTGGTGACCAGTTGCAATGTATTTTTGTAGATACTGGGCTTTTGCGTAAAGATGAAGGCAAAAAAGTAATGGAAAATTACGGAGAGCATTTCCATATGAATATTGATATGGTAGATGCTTCAGAAAGATTTTTGTCAAAATTAGCTGGAGTTTCAGACCCAGAAGAAAAACGAAAAATCATCGGTAGAGAATTCGTAGCCGTTTTCGATGAAGAATCTCACAAATTTGAAGGCGCTAAATTTTTAGCTCAAGGAACCATTTATCCAGATGTTATTGAATCTCAATCGGTAAAAGGTCCTTCTGCAGTGATTAAATCTCACCACAATGTAGGTGGATTGCCGGAAGAAATGAAACTTCAACTTCTAGAACCGCTTCGTGAATTATTTAAAGACGAAGTAAGAAAAGTTGGCGAAGAATTGGGAATTCCGCATCATTTGGTTTACAGACATCCATTTCCAGGACCAGGTTTAGGAATCAGAGTTTTAGGAGAAGTAGATGCCGAAAAAGTGAAAATATTACAAGAAGCAGATGATATTTTCATAGAAGAATTGTATAAAAATGATTTGTATGAAAAGGTTTCTCAGGCTTTTGTGGTGTTACTTCCCGTAAAATCTGTTGGAGTAATGGGAGACGAAAGAACGTATGAATACACCGCTGTAGTTCGCTCTGCGAATACTACAGATTTTATGACGGCAACTTTCAGTCATTTTCCTTGGGAATTTTTAGAAAATGTATCGAACAGAATTATCAATGAAGTGAAAGGAATCAATAGAGTCGCTTATGATATTTCGAGTAAACCACCAGCAACAATTGAGTGGGAATAA
- a CDS encoding outer membrane beta-barrel family protein gives MKKIFVTSGMLCTILTLSQTKKDSTTQKEIKEVVLVGKKPTVENKVDRTVFNVANSSILAGNTTWEVLKMTPLISVENDETLKSEGENVTVYINDRKSVFTGKELKEYLKTIPADNLMKIEVITNPSARYESAGSVINIILKKLENEGVKGSVSLSNTQNKKNSQYSNFNLNYHKKNFTQTLSGGYSNGEYVYSSTNENYIYANKSLTNVITDSNNLNKVPTFSSTSELELDSKNNIGLILEYFQYKYNNNAIAVGSSYLDTVFQNSFTQNQSTNGDHKSIGSNVFYKYYDKVKNKIFDVNLGVNYYNEESNNEFILSQEIAPISSGSKIVSDNQNRNYYLKLDYTQPFEKSGINLEMGGKIDFKNNVIPNDYYLLNQNNWNLDHSKSNRFQYLENLNSVYTNVSKTFFKKLETRIGLRYEYIHYKIIQNVGSIEKTNSYGTWLPDILLKYTLTENFNISSFYNRGIWRPYYAEFNPFLMPNSNGTYSQGNMDLQPNPSNRVELKFGLYKKYYISTSYMFSNQDYWNTFYINDGKTIDIPINFNGAVKKYNVNFNTNQTFLKNKLNVNLSINYSYTDNSDFYAKNNIINAKNYFSNIGGSTNISYTNLLNKNININAWIGIFNQHSGNSFANNTMLFHNISATKIFPKSQIETSLRLSNIFMSPKFDRTTFTEIGSFRNSNIWDARGISLTFVKRFGNQKVKENSKTNVEKDSGGSKN, from the coding sequence ATGAAAAAAATCTTCGTAACATCAGGAATGTTATGCACTATTTTAACTTTATCTCAAACTAAAAAAGACAGTACAACACAGAAAGAAATAAAAGAAGTCGTTTTGGTCGGAAAAAAACCTACTGTAGAAAATAAAGTTGACCGCACCGTTTTTAATGTAGCAAACAGCTCTATTTTGGCAGGTAATACAACTTGGGAAGTTTTAAAAATGACTCCCTTAATTAGTGTTGAAAATGACGAAACGCTAAAATCTGAAGGTGAAAATGTAACGGTTTACATTAATGATAGAAAATCTGTTTTTACTGGAAAAGAACTAAAAGAATATTTAAAAACCATTCCTGCAGATAATCTCATGAAAATAGAAGTGATTACAAATCCTTCTGCAAGATATGAAAGTGCGGGTTCTGTAATTAATATTATTCTAAAAAAATTAGAAAACGAAGGTGTAAAAGGAAGCGTTTCTTTAAGCAATACTCAGAATAAAAAGAACTCACAATATTCTAATTTTAACCTTAATTATCACAAGAAAAATTTTACCCAAACTTTATCAGGCGGTTATAGTAATGGAGAATATGTGTACAGCAGTACAAATGAAAACTATATTTATGCTAATAAATCTTTAACAAACGTAATTACAGATAGTAATAATCTAAATAAAGTTCCTACTTTTTCTTCGACTTCAGAGCTAGAACTAGATAGCAAAAACAACATAGGTTTAATTTTAGAATACTTTCAGTATAAATATAACAACAATGCTATTGCTGTTGGCAGCAGTTATTTAGATACTGTTTTTCAAAACTCTTTTACCCAAAACCAATCCACTAACGGAGACCATAAAAGTATTGGCAGCAATGTTTTTTACAAATATTATGACAAGGTAAAAAATAAAATTTTTGATGTTAATTTAGGGGTCAATTATTACAATGAAGAATCTAATAATGAATTTATTTTAAGTCAAGAAATTGCTCCAATTTCTTCTGGAAGTAAAATTGTAAGTGATAACCAAAACAGAAATTATTATCTAAAATTAGATTACACGCAACCATTTGAAAAATCAGGAATTAATCTAGAAATGGGTGGTAAAATAGATTTTAAAAACAATGTAATTCCTAATGATTATTATCTTTTAAACCAAAACAACTGGAATCTTGATCATTCTAAAAGCAATAGATTTCAATATCTAGAAAATCTAAATTCTGTATATACCAATGTAAGCAAAACTTTTTTCAAAAAATTAGAAACCAGAATTGGACTCAGATATGAATATATTCATTATAAAATAATACAAAATGTAGGAAGTATTGAGAAAACAAATTCTTACGGAACTTGGCTTCCTGATATTTTATTAAAATATACTTTAACAGAAAATTTTAACATCAGCAGTTTTTACAACAGAGGAATTTGGAGACCTTATTACGCAGAATTCAATCCTTTTTTAATGCCCAATAGTAATGGAACGTACAGCCAAGGAAATATGGATTTACAACCTAATCCAAGCAACAGAGTAGAACTTAAATTTGGTCTCTATAAAAAATATTATATTTCTACTTCTTATATGTTTTCTAATCAAGATTACTGGAACACCTTTTATATAAATGATGGAAAAACTATAGATATTCCTATTAATTTTAATGGCGCTGTTAAAAAATATAATGTTAATTTTAACACCAACCAAACCTTCCTAAAAAACAAATTAAATGTAAATCTGAGTATTAATTACAGTTATACAGATAACAGTGATTTTTATGCAAAAAACAATATCATCAATGCGAAAAATTATTTTAGTAATATCGGCGGTTCTACTAACATTTCTTACACCAATTTGCTGAATAAAAACATAAACATTAATGCTTGGATAGGGATATTTAATCAGCATAGCGGAAATTCTTTTGCCAATAACACGATGCTTTTTCATAATATTTCAGCCACAAAGATTTTTCCAAAATCACAAATTGAAACTAGTTTGAGATTAAGTAACATCTTTATGTCTCCAAAATTTGACAGAACCACTTTTACAGAAATAGGATCTTTCAGAAATTCTAACATTTGGGACGCAAGAGGCATTTCTCTTACATTCGTAAAACGTTTCGGTAACCAGAAAGTAAAAGAAAATTCTAAAACCAATGTAGAAAAAGACAGTGGCGGAAGCAAAAACTAA